In Sphaerospermopsis torques-reginae ITEP-024, the genomic window TGGCGCTCAGTTGCCAAGCGAAGAAAGCACCAGCAATACCAGCGATCGCACCACCTAACATCAAAGATTGTAACTTATAAGAAAAGACATTTTTACCTAATGCTTTGGGTACTTCTTCATCTTCACGGATAGCTTTGAGAACTCGACCCCAAGGAGATTTGACTAAAAATTCTAAGCGCCAAAAAACAAAAGCTAATACTAACAAAGCCAATAACATTAAGCCCGCTTTGGGGTTATAGTTATACAATCCTACCACACCAGCAACATAAATTGCTACTGACAATAAACCTAAAATAATACCTACGACTAAACGGGAAGAAAATTCTTTTTTAGTAGAAACATCGGCAGATTTTTGAGCAGTTTTCACCCAACGCCACAAAGAAAATAAAGTAACAATTGCAAGCAAGGTAAGTACACCAATCATCAAAAATCGTAAAAATAAATTGGGTGTAGTTGATAGAGGAATCGCATAACTTTGGACACCAAACGCCCCAGATACCCAAGCATCACCTACTGGTAAATCTTGGTTATTCACCACCAAACGAATTAATTCTCCTGTACCAATGGTAACGATACCTAGATAATCTTCCCGGAGGCGTAAAGTTGCAAAACCAATCACCAAACCCAACAAAGCAGCGACAATTGCCCCAGCAATAGCTGAAAATAATATAGGTACACCTTTTAAACTTAATAGAACTGTAGTATATGCACCCAAGGTCATAAAAGCAATATGACCAAAATTAATCAAACCTGTAAAACCCCACTGTAAATTCAGTCCCAGTGCGAACAAAGCAAAAGTAGCGGTAGAAATAGCCAGAAAAATGAGATATTCAATCATAATTTGATAATGGGTAATGAGTAATGGGTAATGGGTAATGGGTAATAGGTAATAGGTAATGGGTAATGGGTAATTAATTAGGTTATTCATCCTCCCAGTCACCAGTCATCAGTCACCAGGTTATCAACTTCCCCTGCTACCCTTGCTTCCCCTACCTCCTGCCTCCTGACTCCTAATGATTACAAACTGTATAAGACAGAGCAGGGATCGCCAAAACCATAGATTAAACTGGAGTTTGATCAAGTATATGTGAGAATTCCCTCATTATGGATGCTAAGGCACTTTGGCAACGATACCAAGAATGGTTATATTACCACGAGG contains:
- a CDS encoding branched-chain amino acid ABC transporter permease; its protein translation is MIEYLIFLAISTATFALFALGLNLQWGFTGLINFGHIAFMTLGAYTTVLLSLKGVPILFSAIAGAIVAALLGLVIGFATLRLREDYLGIVTIGTGELIRLVVNNQDLPVGDAWVSGAFGVQSYAIPLSTTPNLFLRFLMIGVLTLLAIVTLFSLWRWVKTAQKSADVSTKKEFSSRLVVGIILGLLSVAIYVAGVVGLYNYNPKAGLMLLALLVLAFVFWRLEFLVKSPWGRVLKAIREDEEVPKALGKNVFSYKLQSLMLGGAIAGIAGAFFAWQLSAIYPDNFQPQLTFDAWIMVILGGSGNNIGTILGAVIYFAYDALTREFLPKIVPLDVERIGAFRIMFIGLILMVLMIWRPQGILGKKEELTLGK